In Rhizobium sp. ZPR4, a genomic segment contains:
- a CDS encoding aldo/keto reductase, giving the protein MKTCRLGKDLTVSAVGLGCMGMSFAYGAADEAESVKTLHRAVDLGVTFFDTAEVYGPFTNEELLGRTLKPVRDRVVIATKFGFKLDHTKSGPAAMIGVDSRPEHVRQVAEASLKRLGTDVIDLFYQHRVDPNVPIEDTVGAMAELVKEGKVRALGLSEAGSATIRRAHAVHPIAALQSEYSLWSRDPEEDVLATCRELGIGFVPYSPLGRGFLTGAIRQTGDLADDDFRRSLPRFQSENFDANAVLVARLQTLAEEKGVTAAQLALAWVLHQGDDIVPIPGARKLHHLEQNSSAADIVLSPKEVKELGDIISPETVAGKRYTDASLAMTNI; this is encoded by the coding sequence ATGAAAACCTGCAGGCTTGGTAAGGATCTCACCGTTTCCGCCGTTGGGCTCGGCTGCATGGGCATGAGCTTTGCCTATGGCGCCGCCGACGAAGCCGAATCCGTCAAGACGCTCCATCGCGCCGTCGATCTCGGCGTCACTTTCTTCGACACAGCTGAAGTCTATGGCCCCTTCACCAACGAGGAGCTGCTCGGCCGCACGCTGAAGCCCGTTCGCGACCGCGTAGTCATCGCCACGAAATTCGGTTTCAAGCTCGATCACACGAAATCAGGCCCGGCTGCCATGATCGGCGTCGACAGTCGGCCCGAACATGTCAGGCAAGTCGCCGAGGCTTCACTGAAGCGGCTCGGCACCGATGTCATCGACCTCTTCTATCAGCATCGCGTCGATCCGAACGTGCCGATCGAAGATACGGTCGGCGCCATGGCGGAGCTGGTGAAAGAGGGCAAGGTGCGGGCGCTCGGCTTGTCCGAGGCCGGCTCCGCCACCATACGCCGCGCCCATGCGGTGCATCCGATCGCTGCCCTCCAGAGCGAATACTCGCTCTGGAGCCGCGATCCGGAAGAGGATGTGCTTGCCACCTGCCGCGAGCTCGGCATCGGCTTCGTGCCCTACAGCCCGCTCGGCCGTGGCTTCCTGACGGGTGCGATCCGCCAGACTGGCGATCTCGCCGACGACGATTTCCGCCGCTCGCTGCCGCGCTTCCAGAGCGAGAATTTTGACGCCAACGCGGTCCTCGTCGCGAGACTTCAGACGCTTGCCGAGGAAAAGGGCGTGACGGCCGCACAACTGGCGCTCGCATGGGTGCTGCATCAGGGCGACGACATCGTGCCGATCCCCGGGGCGCGCAAGCTGCACCATCTCGAGCAGAATTCGTCGGCTGCCGATATTGTGCTGTCGCCGAAGGAAGTGAAGGAACTCGGTGACATCATCTCACCGGAAACTGTTGCCGGCAAACGGTATACGGATGCCTCTCTTGCCATGACGAATATATGA
- a CDS encoding LysR family transcriptional regulator, with product MNRTQLSQLAVFAAVAAHRSFRAAGKELSIAPSAVSHAVSSLEESLGVRLLARTTRSVLPTEEGQALLQRLAPALEEIDIALEDTLATRGRPAGTLRITAPRFASDLLMAPRLGDFLNTYPDITLEIANEDGFSNIVKDGYDAGIRLAESIEGDMIAVKVSPDIRTVIAGSPAYFEKNPKPQHPRDLVHHRCIKRRFTDGSLYRWEFEKDGRELVIAIDGPLIVIEDRLGVLAALNGAGLAYLFDIRVQQELAEGKLIRVLEDWCPPYPGFCIYYPSRRQMRPALRAFIDFFKYTGP from the coding sequence ATGAACAGAACTCAGCTCTCCCAGCTCGCGGTATTCGCCGCCGTCGCCGCCCATCGCAGTTTCCGTGCTGCCGGCAAGGAACTGTCGATCGCACCGTCTGCGGTCAGCCATGCCGTTTCCAGCCTCGAGGAAAGCCTTGGCGTGCGGCTGCTCGCCCGCACCACGCGCAGCGTGCTCCCGACGGAGGAAGGTCAGGCGCTGCTTCAAAGGCTGGCGCCGGCCCTGGAGGAAATCGATATCGCATTGGAGGATACGCTTGCGACGCGAGGCCGCCCGGCGGGGACGCTGCGCATCACCGCCCCGCGCTTTGCTTCCGATCTCCTCATGGCGCCGAGGCTTGGAGATTTCCTCAACACCTACCCGGACATCACGCTGGAGATCGCCAACGAGGATGGCTTCAGCAACATCGTCAAGGACGGCTACGATGCCGGCATCCGTCTGGCGGAAAGCATCGAAGGCGACATGATCGCGGTGAAGGTCTCGCCTGACATCCGCACCGTCATTGCCGGCTCCCCCGCCTATTTCGAGAAGAATCCCAAGCCGCAGCATCCGCGCGATCTCGTGCATCATCGTTGCATCAAGCGGCGTTTCACCGATGGTTCGCTCTATCGTTGGGAGTTCGAGAAGGATGGCCGCGAGCTGGTCATTGCCATCGATGGCCCTCTGATCGTCATCGAGGACCGGCTGGGCGTCCTAGCCGCGCTGAATGGCGCCGGCCTCGCCTATCTCTTCGATATTCGTGTGCAGCAGGAGCTGGCCGAGGGCAAGCTCATCCGTGTTCTGGAGGATTGGTGCCCGCCCTATCCCGGCTTCTGCATCTATTACCCAAGCCGCCGCCAGATGCGCCCGGCGCTCAGAGCCTTCATAGATTTCTTCAAATACACAGGGCCTTAG
- a CDS encoding GNAT family N-acetyltransferase, with product MTVTIRDARPEDEARWRALWDGYLAFYGVTIAPDITDATWRRVFDPASAIFMRVAEVGGEVKGFTLCITHEGTWVRAPDCYLEDLFVDESARGRGVGRALLNDLVALCKKNGWARLYWHTEEGNATARKLYDTYVESDGHIRYRVII from the coding sequence ATGACCGTGACGATCCGAGACGCCAGGCCCGAAGACGAAGCGCGCTGGCGTGCGCTTTGGGACGGATACCTGGCCTTCTACGGCGTCACCATCGCGCCCGACATCACCGATGCGACCTGGCGCCGGGTCTTCGATCCGGCGTCGGCCATCTTCATGCGCGTGGCCGAAGTCGGTGGCGAGGTGAAGGGCTTCACGCTCTGCATCACGCATGAGGGCACCTGGGTGCGCGCGCCGGACTGCTATCTGGAAGACCTGTTCGTCGACGAAAGTGCCCGAGGCCGTGGTGTCGGCCGGGCGCTGCTCAACGATCTCGTCGCGCTCTGCAAGAAGAACGGCTGGGCGCGTCTTTACTGGCACACCGAAGAAGGCAATGCGACCGCCCGCAAACTCTACGACACCTATGTCGAGAGCGACGGGCATATCCGCTATCGTGTCATTATCTGA
- a CDS encoding aldo/keto reductase, with amino-acid sequence MDMRKLGRTDLFVAPIVFGGNVFGWTADEKTSYALLDAFFDAGFNTIDTADVYSRWVPGNKGGDSEEIIGKWLKQGRVSRDKAVIITKVGSDMGPGKKGLKADYIIEAAEASLKRLQTDHIDLYLSHWPDPETPHEESLAAYAKLKEQGKIRHVGCSNLDATQLQASLDAAAKAGLPHYDVLQPEYNLYARDSFEGPLADLCVKEDIGVITYFSLAAGFLTGKYRTKADTEGRARENRVAAYLDDKGLRILAALDKVAAETGAKPAEIALAWLLRKRGVTAPIASATSLSQLDALINSAKLSLSDDAMRLLDAAGE; translated from the coding sequence ATGGACATGCGCAAGCTTGGACGAACCGATCTGTTTGTCGCCCCGATCGTTTTCGGCGGCAACGTCTTCGGCTGGACGGCCGATGAGAAAACCTCCTACGCACTGCTCGACGCCTTCTTCGACGCCGGCTTCAATACGATCGACACGGCCGATGTCTATTCGCGCTGGGTTCCCGGCAACAAGGGCGGCGATTCCGAAGAGATCATCGGCAAATGGCTGAAGCAGGGCCGCGTTTCCCGCGACAAGGCCGTCATCATCACCAAGGTCGGATCGGACATGGGGCCTGGCAAGAAAGGCCTCAAGGCAGACTATATCATCGAGGCGGCCGAAGCTTCGCTGAAGCGGCTGCAGACCGACCATATCGACCTTTACCTCTCACACTGGCCGGATCCTGAAACACCACATGAGGAATCGCTTGCCGCCTATGCCAAGCTGAAGGAACAGGGCAAGATCCGCCATGTCGGCTGCTCGAACCTCGATGCGACGCAGCTTCAAGCCTCGCTCGATGCCGCCGCCAAGGCCGGCCTGCCGCACTATGACGTGCTGCAGCCCGAATATAACCTCTATGCCCGCGACAGCTTCGAGGGACCGCTGGCGGATCTCTGCGTCAAGGAAGACATCGGCGTCATCACCTATTTCAGCCTCGCCGCCGGCTTCCTCACCGGCAAGTATCGGACCAAGGCGGATACGGAGGGACGGGCGCGCGAGAACCGGGTTGCCGCCTATCTCGACGACAAGGGCCTGCGCATCCTCGCAGCGCTCGACAAGGTCGCGGCCGAAACCGGCGCAAAGCCCGCCGAGATCGCGCTTGCCTGGCTGCTGCGCAAGCGCGGCGTCACCGCCCCGATCGCCAGCGCGACTAGCCTCAGCCAGCTCGACGCGCTAATCAATTCGGCGAAGCTTTCGCTTTCCGATGATGCCATGCGCCTGCTCGACGCAGCTGGTGAATAG